One part of the Candidatus Bathyarchaeota archaeon genome encodes these proteins:
- a CDS encoding aminotransferase class I/II-fold pyridoxal phosphate-dependent enzyme — MAPIKVTNRAANIEYAIRDVIVHTQELIKKGRKIYYLNIGDPAAFDFKTPPSLKEALCHAIAKEDNYYSPSEGLPELRQAVANKEKKVNNVDITADDVLVTEGISEGIEMLLGAIVERGDEILFPGPTYPPYSSYTKFFDGTPVSYQTIEEEGWQPNIDDLRSKITPRTRAIVIINPNNPTGAVYGRKTVKEILDVAGEYDLPVLSDEIYDQLTYEKDFVSAAEVTKDVPVVGLNGFSKVYQMTGWRLGYMYFKGEGKAFRALKDGVEKQCRIRICANTPVQIAATAALNGPQDFVKDIVDRLRQRRDFSYKRLNEIEGISTTRPEGAFYIFPKIADVGARWKTDKDFVVELLKATGVLIVNGSGFDAVYGKGHARIVFLPPIDVLTEAYDALENFMKKK, encoded by the coding sequence TTGGCTCCCATTAAAGTCACGAACCGCGCAGCAAACATCGAGTATGCCATACGCGATGTCATTGTGCATACGCAGGAACTCATCAAGAAAGGCAGAAAAATCTATTACCTAAACATCGGCGACCCGGCAGCCTTCGACTTTAAAACGCCGCCGAGCCTCAAGGAGGCATTGTGCCACGCCATCGCCAAAGAAGACAACTACTACAGCCCCAGCGAAGGGTTGCCTGAACTGCGACAGGCTGTGGCGAACAAAGAAAAGAAAGTTAACAACGTCGACATCACAGCCGACGACGTACTGGTCACCGAGGGCATCTCAGAGGGCATCGAGATGCTGCTTGGCGCCATCGTCGAGCGGGGAGACGAAATCCTCTTTCCGGGCCCCACCTATCCCCCGTATAGCAGCTACACCAAGTTCTTCGACGGCACCCCCGTCAGCTACCAAACCATCGAAGAGGAAGGCTGGCAGCCTAACATCGATGACCTCCGAAGCAAAATCACGCCGCGCACCCGAGCCATCGTCATAATAAACCCCAACAACCCCACGGGCGCCGTTTATGGCCGCAAAACCGTCAAGGAAATCCTTGACGTCGCAGGCGAATATGACCTGCCAGTGCTCAGCGACGAAATCTATGATCAACTTACCTACGAGAAGGATTTTGTCAGCGCCGCAGAAGTAACCAAGGATGTGCCCGTGGTGGGTCTCAATGGCTTCTCGAAGGTTTACCAGATGACTGGGTGGCGGCTGGGCTACATGTACTTTAAAGGCGAGGGTAAAGCGTTCCGGGCGCTCAAAGACGGCGTGGAGAAGCAATGCCGCATCCGCATCTGCGCCAACACCCCCGTGCAGATCGCCGCGACCGCCGCGCTTAATGGACCCCAGGATTTTGTCAAAGACATCGTTGACCGTTTGCGCCAGAGACGCGACTTCAGCTATAAGCGCCTAAACGAAATCGAGGGCATAAGCACCACCCGACCTGAAGGCGCATTCTACATCTTCCCCAAAATTGCAGATGTTGGCGCCAGATGGAAAACCGACAAGGACTTCGTGGTGGAGCTGCTTAAAGCCACAGGCGTGCTTATCGTGAATGGCTCAGGCTTCGATGCGGTCTACGGTAAGGGACACGCACGCATCGTGTTTCTGCCGCCCATTGATGTGCTAACCGAAGCCTATGATGCACTGGAAAATTTCATGAAAAAGAAGTAG
- a CDS encoding PQQ-binding-like beta-propeller repeat protein: MAFLTTIIASSIVLLPPVEAHTPPWRINSYAYLFAAPDPVGVNQNVYISMWIDVSLPGSMVTNNIRRENYTLTITAPDGTVETMHWDVVDDTTNVQSISYVPDQVGNYTITFTYGGQVYRWNDKPTSPYYVSGLGTNAIYENDTYGPASKTITLTVQEEPIQPITVYPLPTEYWSRPIEGQNLNWATIASQWLRGNYFGTFQMSINYNLWQRDGAAPNSAHVLWTKPLEYGGVVGGTSAIPDVTEYSGGSYEGRFQNTIIMNGMIFVQLPLGHSGNGGGYACYNLLTGEQIWYRSDLNAYVNNSATTSTLIAAPSFAQLLDFESPNQHGVVGGVLWQSSTVGTGAAAYTVWQAIDGFTGKWMYNLTNIPTGTDVYTTQGELVRYVLGYNTTSKVGWLALWNSTQALLAIGTGYNINSWRPVGNVINGSTAYSWNYTFTGDITGSTAPAIFSVLPGDILLGRSSNLAPGVGARFTDNPFTMWALNLNSSNGAVAALKWVKSYAAPEGGNLTLRLGPTDPVNRVWTMNDVEYMQWRGFNLDTGAEAWGPTDTNFRSLQFFGSGEGGGPRGVTAYGNIYVQGFGGELFCYSTADGSLLWRYNNTNSGLETAWGLRPIFISAIAEGKVYAFNNEHSPNAPLYRGNKVYCLNATTGAEIWTLMGWSGQTGGQGGSTAVLADGYLSYYNYYDNNMYVVGKGSSATTISAGPKSSAMGNAVLLEGKVIDTSPGTRENEVATRFPEGVAAVNDISQNIWMEYIYMQKPRPTNATGVPVVLSVVDANGNYREIGNVTTDLDGFYSYVWTPDIEGAYTAYASFAGSDSYWPSHAVTAFNIASPSTTASPTAPPQEGIADTYFLAAVIGIIAAIVIVGVILAVLVSRRH; the protein is encoded by the coding sequence ATGGCTTTTTTAACAACGATAATTGCATCTTCAATAGTGCTTCTACCTCCCGTTGAAGCTCACACTCCCCCCTGGCGCATCAACAGTTACGCTTACCTTTTCGCTGCACCTGACCCTGTCGGTGTGAACCAAAATGTCTACATCTCTATGTGGATCGATGTTTCTTTGCCCGGCTCTATGGTAACAAATAACATCAGACGAGAAAACTACACCTTAACCATCACTGCACCCGACGGAACCGTGGAGACAATGCATTGGGACGTTGTGGACGACACGACAAACGTTCAATCCATCTCTTATGTGCCCGATCAAGTCGGCAACTACACAATCACATTCACCTACGGCGGGCAAGTCTACCGATGGAATGACAAACCAACTTCCCCCTACTATGTTAGTGGTCTAGGAACCAACGCCATCTATGAAAACGACACTTACGGGCCAGCATCAAAAACCATAACCTTGACTGTACAAGAGGAACCAATACAGCCAATCACAGTGTATCCGCTGCCAACCGAGTACTGGTCACGCCCCATAGAGGGACAGAACCTAAATTGGGCCACTATTGCATCTCAATGGCTGCGAGGCAACTACTTTGGCACCTTCCAGATGTCGATAAACTATAACCTTTGGCAAAGAGACGGCGCCGCACCAAACAGCGCACATGTCCTGTGGACCAAACCACTCGAATATGGCGGCGTCGTAGGGGGCACATCAGCTATCCCAGACGTAACAGAATACTCCGGCGGATCATACGAGGGCAGATTCCAAAACACCATCATAATGAACGGCATGATCTTTGTTCAGTTGCCACTGGGCCACTCTGGCAACGGTGGAGGATACGCATGCTACAACCTACTCACAGGCGAACAGATCTGGTACCGAAGTGACCTTAACGCATACGTCAACAACTCAGCAACCACCTCAACTTTGATTGCAGCCCCCTCCTTTGCTCAGCTGCTGGACTTCGAATCGCCTAACCAGCATGGAGTCGTCGGAGGCGTACTCTGGCAGAGCTCAACCGTCGGCACCGGCGCCGCTGCATACACTGTTTGGCAAGCCATTGATGGATTCACTGGAAAATGGATGTACAACCTAACCAACATTCCCACAGGCACAGACGTGTACACTACCCAAGGCGAACTTGTCCGCTATGTACTCGGCTACAACACCACCTCCAAGGTAGGCTGGCTGGCGCTTTGGAACAGCACTCAGGCGCTTCTAGCCATCGGCACAGGATACAACATCAACAGCTGGCGACCCGTAGGCAACGTCATCAACGGAAGCACCGCTTACTCGTGGAACTATACTTTCACTGGAGACATAACTGGTTCAACTGCACCCGCCATCTTCTCAGTGTTACCTGGCGATATTTTGCTTGGCAGAAGCAGCAACTTGGCTCCCGGAGTTGGCGCAAGATTCACCGACAATCCCTTCACCATGTGGGCGCTAAACCTTAACTCCTCCAATGGAGCGGTGGCGGCGCTGAAGTGGGTGAAGAGCTACGCGGCACCCGAAGGCGGCAACTTGACTCTCAGATTAGGACCCACCGACCCAGTGAACCGTGTCTGGACAATGAACGATGTCGAATACATGCAGTGGAGAGGCTTCAACTTAGATACAGGCGCCGAGGCATGGGGACCAACCGACACTAACTTCCGCAGTCTGCAGTTCTTCGGCAGCGGCGAAGGCGGTGGACCCAGAGGCGTAACAGCATACGGCAACATCTACGTGCAGGGCTTTGGTGGCGAACTCTTCTGCTACAGCACCGCAGACGGCAGCCTTCTTTGGCGCTACAACAACACCAACAGCGGTCTTGAAACAGCTTGGGGTCTACGTCCCATCTTCATATCTGCAATCGCTGAGGGCAAAGTCTACGCTTTCAACAACGAGCACTCACCCAACGCGCCCCTCTACAGAGGCAACAAAGTCTACTGCTTAAACGCAACCACCGGAGCGGAAATCTGGACTCTGATGGGCTGGTCAGGCCAAACAGGCGGGCAAGGCGGCTCCACAGCGGTTCTTGCTGACGGCTACCTATCCTACTACAACTACTATGACAACAACATGTACGTGGTCGGCAAGGGCTCGAGTGCAACCACCATTTCAGCTGGACCTAAATCCTCCGCTATGGGCAACGCCGTGCTCCTGGAAGGCAAAGTAATCGACACCTCCCCTGGAACACGAGAAAACGAGGTTGCCACCCGATTCCCCGAAGGCGTCGCCGCAGTCAACGACATAAGCCAAAACATCTGGATGGAATACATTTACATGCAGAAGCCTCGGCCAACCAACGCAACCGGCGTCCCAGTTGTCTTAAGCGTTGTGGATGCAAACGGTAACTACCGCGAAATCGGCAACGTCACCACTGACCTCGACGGATTCTATAGCTACGTCTGGACTCCTGACATCGAAGGCGCCTACACCGCATACGCAAGCTTCGCCGGCTCAGACTCATATTGGCCGTCACATGCCGTCACCGCATTCAACATTGCCTCGCCATCAACCACAGCTTCCCCGACCGCGCCGCCACAGGAAGGCATAGCCGACACCTACTTCCTAGCCGCAGTCATCGGAATAATCGCCGCCATCGTGATAGTTGGCGTAATACTGGCAGTCCTAGTGAGCAGAAGACACTAA